TCTAAAAATTCGGCAGCACCAAAAGCAGAAGGGGAACCTTTTGATAAAGCAAAACGTTAGAAAACTGATCAAGACAATAAGTCTTGGTCTTTTTTATTTTATTTTTTATAAAAATGAGTATAATAGTAATATGTGACAAAAAAGGAGGATTTATGAAAACTGTATATCAAATGAAGGGATATACTTTGCATCTTATCCCTACAAAGAAATTTAAAACGATTACAATATCTTTGCGAATGCAAAGTCCCTTAACTAAAGAAACAACAACATTGCGAACACTTTTAACATTTGTTTTAATTGCGGCAACCAAAGATTATCCATCTACAAAACTTTTAGCAAGTTATCTTGATGATAATTATGGGGCTCGTTTATCAACAAATGTAGCAACAAAAGGTCAATCTCAAATTATGAATGTTTATACGAGCTTTGTAAATGATGTATACCTTCCTCAAAATGAACAGTTATTGGAAAAACAAATTCAACTCTTGAGTGATCTCTTTTTTAATCCATTTGTTATTGATAATGCATTTGATGAAACAATTGTTGAATTAAAGAAAAAAGAATTAAAAGAAAGATTACAAGTGGCTAAAGATGATAAATTTTCTTATTCCTTAGATAAATTATTTGAATATATGGGAAAAGATCAAACATTGGGTGTTCCAAGTACTGGTTATGAAGATGAAATTGAAAAAATTGATGCTCATAGTCTCTATCAGTATTTCTTGAATTGTATTAATGAAGATGAGAAACATATTTATGTGGTAGGTGATATTGATGAAACGATTGTAGATATTTTTGAACAGTATTTGCAATTTCCAATGAATACGCATGATTATGCTTCTGCTTATACTTTTACGAGTGAACGTAAAGAAGTATTAGAAGTTATTGAAAAACAAGATATTACGCAATCTAAATTAAATTTGGGTTATCGTATTGACTGTGATTTTACATCTTTAAATCATTATGCTTTTACTGTTTTTAATGCTATTTTTGGTGGTTTCTCACAATCACGTCTTTTCCAGGTTGTAAGAGAAGAAAATAGCCTTTGTTATTATGTTTCCTCTAGTTATGATGCTTTTAATGGGATTATGCTTGTCAACGCAGGAATAGAGGCTGCTGATTACCATAAGACAATGGATTTAATTGCCCAAGAACTCACAAGAATACAAAATGGTGATTTGGCTGATCATGATATTGAAATTGCAAAAATGATGTTAGAAAATGCTTTACGTAAAACTAAGGATGAAGCTGGAAGTATGATTACCCTTGCTTATAATCGTGATATTACTCATAAAGAAGAGACAAATGATGAATATATTGCAAAATTATTAAATGTTAAGAAAGAGGATATTATTAATGTAGCCTCAAAAGTTCAATTAGATACAATTTTCTTCTTAACAGGAAAGGATTTCAATGAAAACAATTAATTATCAAACCCTTCAAGAAACATTATATTATGAACAAATGGATAATGGATTAAATGTTTATTTGTTACCTAAAAAAGGGTTTTCAAAAACTTATGGTCTCTTTTCAACTCATTTTGGATCAATAGATACGACTTTTGTTCCAATTGGAGAAACAGAAATGATAAAAGTTCCTGATGGCATTGCACATTTTTTAGAACATAAAATGTTTGAAATGGAAGATGGTGATGCTAGTAATGCTTTTGCAAAACTTGGTGCGAGTACAAATGCATTTACTTCTTCATCACGAACTGCTTATCTTTTTAGTACAACAAGTCATGAAAATGAATGTATTGAATTATTATTAGATTTTGTTCAAGATATTTATCTGACACCAGAAAATGTAGAAAAAGAAAAAGGAATTATTAATCAGGAAATTGGTATGTATGATGATGATCCTGATTGGCGTTGTTATTTTGGTAGTATTCAAAATCTTTATCAAAAACATCCAGTTAAGATTGATATTGCTGGAACGGTAGAAACAGTTGCGCAAATTGATAAAGAGACTTTGGAAAAATGTTATCATACATTCTATCATCCAAGTAATATGATGTTATTTGTGGTTGGAAATATTGAACCTAATGAAACCATGGAACTTATTCGACATAATCAGGCTCAAAAAGATTTTGAACGTGAAAATATGGTAGAAAGAGCAATTGTTGAAGAACCATATGAAATTGATCAAAAAGAAGAAGTTTTACAGATGGATGTTGTTATGCCAAAATTAATTGTTTCTATGAAAATAAATGATATTTTACAAGATCCAAAGGAAAAACTGAAACGAGAGTTAGGAATGAATGTGCTTTTAGATCTTCTTTTTGCAAGAAGTTCATCATTATATGAGAAATGGACACAAGAAGGGCTTATCAACGATAGTTTTAGTGCAAGTTTCACACAAGAACGTGATTATTCTTTTTTACAAATCGGTGGTGATACAACAAAACCTGAACAGTTAAAAGAGAAAATATTGGATTTGATTGAAGATATGAAAGACTATCAGATTTGTGAGGAAGAATTTAATCGTGTGAAAAAGAAAAATATTGGGATGTTAATTGGTGTTTTTAATAGTCCTGAAAGTATTGCTAATTTGTTTAGTCGTTATTATTTTGAAGGTATTATGATTTTTGATTTAATTGATTGTGTCTCAACATTAACATTAGATCAATTAAATGAGCTTAAACAGTTATTTAATTTAGACTATACAAGTACATGTATTATTTCACCAAAAAATAGTTAAAATAGCCAGTTTGAACTGGCTTGTTCTTTTTGGGATTGAAAGTGGAGAAATAGTTCCTGAAAAAGTCTTGGAAAATGGTAAAATCATAAATTTTTATGAAAAATTAAGGAATTTTAAAACATCAATAAAAGGGAGTTTACAGATTTTAATTTTATGATATAATGTGATTGACCTAAGAGATATATGTATTTCCTACACTATAGATACGGGAATCTGATTGTTGGTCGATGGTGTTGAATGCCTATCAAGAATAGGAATCCTAAAATCGAGCACAAGATACCCACCTGAATATACCAGGGATTAATCTAAAAAACTCTTAGGTTTTTCTTTTGGAGGAATGAATATGGCTAAAATAAGTGATGAAATGATCAAAGAGATTAATGAGTTAGCTCA
Above is a genomic segment from Candidatus Stoquefichus sp. SB1 containing:
- the yfmF gene encoding EF-P 5-aminopentanol modification-associated protein YfmF, which encodes MKTVYQMKGYTLHLIPTKKFKTITISLRMQSPLTKETTTLRTLLTFVLIAATKDYPSTKLLASYLDDNYGARLSTNVATKGQSQIMNVYTSFVNDVYLPQNEQLLEKQIQLLSDLFFNPFVIDNAFDETIVELKKKELKERLQVAKDDKFSYSLDKLFEYMGKDQTLGVPSTGYEDEIEKIDAHSLYQYFLNCINEDEKHIYVVGDIDETIVDIFEQYLQFPMNTHDYASAYTFTSERKEVLEVIEKQDITQSKLNLGYRIDCDFTSLNHYAFTVFNAIFGGFSQSRLFQVVREENSLCYYVSSSYDAFNGIMLVNAGIEAADYHKTMDLIAQELTRIQNGDLADHDIEIAKMMLENALRKTKDEAGSMITLAYNRDITHKEETNDEYIAKLLNVKKEDIINVASKVQLDTIFFLTGKDFNENN
- the yfmH gene encoding EF-P 5-aminopentanol modification-associated protein YfmH, which produces MKTINYQTLQETLYYEQMDNGLNVYLLPKKGFSKTYGLFSTHFGSIDTTFVPIGETEMIKVPDGIAHFLEHKMFEMEDGDASNAFAKLGASTNAFTSSSRTAYLFSTTSHENECIELLLDFVQDIYLTPENVEKEKGIINQEIGMYDDDPDWRCYFGSIQNLYQKHPVKIDIAGTVETVAQIDKETLEKCYHTFYHPSNMMLFVVGNIEPNETMELIRHNQAQKDFERENMVERAIVEEPYEIDQKEEVLQMDVVMPKLIVSMKINDILQDPKEKLKRELGMNVLLDLLFARSSSLYEKWTQEGLINDSFSASFTQERDYSFLQIGGDTTKPEQLKEKILDLIEDMKDYQICEEEFNRVKKKNIGMLIGVFNSPESIANLFSRYYFEGIMIFDLIDCVSTLTLDQLNELKQLFNLDYTSTCIISPKNS